The Helicobacter sp. 11S03491-1 genome includes a region encoding these proteins:
- a CDS encoding citrate synthase, with protein MGTITLINNETNQKFDFNIIDCTRGPKAVDFSKLFETTGIFSYDPGYGSTAGCESTISYIDGKKGELLYKGHPIEELVKQYQFTDVCKLLISDELPKNAQESLGFDLELRHRSFLHEGLINLFSAFPDGAHPMATLSSAVSVLATLYFDHKDMEDEDDYQTMARRIIAKIPTMVAFCYRNAVGAPFVYPDIERSYVENFLYMLRAYPHGRLKQTLNGKEEITDLEVQALDKILTLHADHGQNASTTTVRNVASTGVHPYAAISAGISALWGPAHGGANEKVLKQLNAIADIKNVDKFIARAKDKNDPFRLMGFGHRVYKNYDPRAKVLKNLKDELDKKGIRMDAHLNEIAQKVEEVALHDPYFIEKNLYPNVDFYSGIILTALKIPVQLFTPIFVIGRMPGWCAQLLEHIKNPHARITRPRQVYIGK; from the coding sequence ATGGGAACAATAACTTTAATCAATAATGAGACAAATCAAAAATTTGATTTTAATATTATTGATTGCACACGCGGTCCTAAAGCAGTTGATTTTTCAAAATTATTTGAAACCACAGGTATATTTTCATATGATCCGGGATATGGTTCTACAGCAGGGTGTGAATCTACTATTAGTTATATAGATGGCAAAAAGGGGGAATTGCTTTATAAGGGGCATCCAATTGAAGAGTTGGTCAAACAATATCAATTTACTGATGTTTGCAAACTTTTAATCAGCGATGAATTACCCAAAAATGCACAAGAATCTCTTGGATTTGATTTGGAATTAAGGCATCGGAGTTTTTTGCATGAAGGGTTGATCAATCTTTTTTCAGCCTTTCCTGATGGCGCACACCCTATGGCAACTTTATCTTCTGCTGTCTCTGTGCTTGCAACATTGTATTTTGATCATAAAGATATGGAAGATGAAGATGATTATCAAACAATGGCACGCAGAATTATTGCCAAAATCCCTACAATGGTAGCATTTTGTTATCGCAATGCTGTGGGGGCACCTTTTGTTTATCCTGATATTGAGCGTTCTTATGTGGAGAATTTTCTTTATATGTTGCGTGCATATCCTCATGGGAGACTCAAGCAAACTTTAAACGGGAAAGAAGAAATTACAGATTTAGAAGTCCAAGCGCTGGATAAAATCCTGACATTGCATGCCGATCATGGACAAAATGCTTCTACAACAACAGTTAGAAATGTTGCTTCTACAGGCGTGCATCCTTATGCTGCTATTAGCGCAGGAATTTCTGCTTTATGGGGACCTGCACATGGGGGCGCAAACGAAAAAGTGCTCAAACAGCTTAATGCAATTGCTGATATAAAAAATGTAGATAAGTTTATTGCAAGAGCTAAAGACAAGAATGATCCTTTTAGATTAATGGGTTTTGGGCATAGGGTCTATAAAAATTATGATCCTCGCGCAAAGGTTCTCAAAAATCTTAAAGATGAATTAGACAAAAAAGGCATTAGGATGGATGCTCACTTAAATGAAATAGCTCAAAAAGTTGAGGAAGTTGCCTTGCATGATCCCTATTTTATAGAGAAAAATTTATATCCTAATGTGGATTTTTACTCCGGAATTATCTTGACAGCCTTAAAAATCCCTGTCCAGCTTTTTACTCCTATATTTGTTATTGGAAGAATGCCCGGTTGGTGTGCGCAGCTTTTAGAACATATTAAAAATCCACATGCAAGAATTACTCGTCCCAGACAGGTTTATATTGGAAAATGA